Proteins encoded by one window of Microbacterium testaceum:
- a CDS encoding NADP-dependent oxidoreductase produces the protein MRFRSTRPETALQPVPPVPETMRAVVLDAPGAADALRVAEVAVPVPVLSEVLVRVVAAGINPIDAKTRAGRGLSGAISSWPAVLGLDVSGVVVRAPFDAHPFPVGTEVYGMATVPRTSGSYAEYVVVPTLSLARKPASLSHVEAAGVPVAALTAWGIVVETALAHQGQRILVHAGSGGVGHFAVQFAAYFGAHVIATGSPRNLDWLRELGAAEVIDYTSVRFEEVVDDVDVVIDLIGNVSDDTGTRSLEVVRPGGLLIEVPTGAWPGFREAAAERGIRSTDYKTIPDGGALATITRLLDSGAVRVYVEHVFELDDADAAHTELERGHTRGKIVLSVSDD, from the coding sequence ATGAGATTCCGATCGACGCGTCCCGAGACCGCCCTTCAGCCCGTCCCCCCGGTTCCCGAGACGATGCGTGCGGTGGTCCTCGACGCCCCGGGCGCGGCCGACGCCCTCCGCGTGGCGGAGGTCGCCGTGCCCGTTCCGGTGCTCAGCGAGGTGCTGGTCCGGGTGGTCGCCGCCGGGATCAATCCCATCGACGCGAAGACCCGCGCCGGGCGCGGTCTGTCCGGGGCGATCTCGTCGTGGCCCGCCGTCCTGGGTCTCGACGTCAGCGGCGTGGTCGTGCGGGCACCGTTCGACGCGCACCCCTTCCCCGTCGGCACCGAGGTCTACGGCATGGCCACCGTGCCGCGCACGAGCGGGTCGTACGCCGAGTACGTCGTGGTGCCCACCCTCTCGCTCGCGCGCAAACCGGCGTCGCTCTCGCACGTCGAGGCCGCCGGGGTTCCGGTGGCCGCGCTCACCGCGTGGGGCATCGTCGTCGAAACGGCCCTCGCGCACCAGGGCCAGCGCATCCTCGTGCACGCGGGAAGCGGCGGTGTCGGCCACTTCGCGGTGCAGTTCGCCGCCTATTTCGGGGCTCACGTGATCGCGACGGGCTCCCCGCGCAACCTGGACTGGCTCCGAGAGCTCGGGGCCGCCGAGGTGATCGATTACACCTCCGTCCGGTTCGAAGAGGTCGTCGACGATGTCGACGTCGTGATCGACCTGATCGGCAACGTCTCCGACGACACGGGGACGCGGTCCCTCGAGGTGGTGCGCCCGGGCGGACTCCTCATCGAGGTGCCCACCGGAGCCTGGCCCGGCTTCCGCGAGGCGGCCGCGGAGCGCGGCATCCGCTCCACCGATTACAAGACGATCCCCGACGGCGGGGCTCTCGCCACGATCACCCGCCTCCTCGATTCCGGTGCGGTGCGCGTATACGTCGAGCACGTCTTCGAGCTCGACGACGCCGACGCTGCGCACACCGAGCTCGAACGCGGGCACACCCGCGGCAAGATCGTGCTCAGCGTCAGCGACGACTGA
- a CDS encoding MarR family winged helix-turn-helix transcriptional regulator, whose protein sequence is MADVTSDKDDERREAVQALESSFSELMTVFRRFVSEAAERVSPGMLPATFKALSVVSRFGPLTLSALAERLAADKGFLSRSITELEDLGLVTRTPDPTDRRSRLIAVTEVGHARLAEARAPHESRLFDAIADWTIDDIRHLSTLLHALAVGEVPVRD, encoded by the coding sequence ATGGCTGACGTGACGAGCGATAAGGACGACGAGCGCCGCGAGGCCGTACAGGCCCTGGAATCGTCGTTCTCGGAGCTCATGACCGTGTTCCGCCGCTTCGTCTCCGAGGCGGCGGAACGCGTGAGCCCGGGAATGCTGCCGGCGACGTTCAAGGCCCTCTCGGTCGTCAGCCGCTTCGGGCCGCTCACCCTCTCGGCCCTGGCCGAGCGTCTGGCCGCCGACAAGGGGTTCCTCAGCCGCTCGATCACCGAGCTCGAAGACCTCGGCCTCGTCACCCGCACGCCGGACCCCACCGACCGCCGCTCGCGGCTCATCGCCGTCACCGAGGTCGGTCACGCGCGCCTCGCGGAAGCTCGCGCCCCTCACGAGAGCCGCTTGTTCGACGCGATCGCCGACTGGACGATCGACGACATCCGCCACCTCTCCACGCTGCTGCACGCTCTCGCCGTCGGCGAAGTTCCCGTCCGCGACTGA
- a CDS encoding MDR family MFS transporter, which translates to MTTSSLEAPAQRRVLPALIGLLLGTFVSMLASTVVSTSLPVIVHDLSGDQNAYTWVITATLLTTAISTPIWGKLADLFNRKVLIQIAIAIFVLATAAAGFSQNTDMLIGFRAVQGLGAGGLAALSQVIMADIISPRERGRYMGLFGAVMAVATVGGPLLGGVITDAFGWRWNFFVALPFAVAALLIQQRTLHLPVRAARKVKIDYLGIVLLSAAVSLLLIWVTNAGSTFEWASTETVLMVGGAVVAAILFVVVELRSSEPLVPLTLFRDATFTLATIASIATGLAMFGTSVFLSQYMQMARGATPTEAGVMTIPMIGGLLVSSIVVGALISRFGHWKPFLIAGGVLLIAGTFLLSTVHYDTNFALVSLYMALLGAGVGMTMQNLVLIVQNTANPSQMGAASSGVTFFRSLGGTIGVSVMGAALASMATSLFTDRAADLKAAIVALGADGAAVAQNLQSGAIPQVSALPEGVRVIVEDIYAQSIAHSFLIAVPVAVVSLIAILFLPNRPLTRMTTTERVAASEADFATVSVPEAMATLSATGTIPTQDAGSPRRARREAEMGEDG; encoded by the coding sequence ATGACAACCTCTTCTCTCGAGGCGCCCGCCCAGCGGCGCGTCCTCCCGGCCCTCATCGGCCTGCTGCTCGGCACCTTCGTGTCGATGCTCGCCTCCACCGTCGTCTCGACGTCGCTGCCGGTCATCGTGCACGACCTATCGGGCGACCAGAACGCGTACACCTGGGTCATCACCGCGACCCTGCTCACCACCGCGATCTCGACCCCGATCTGGGGCAAGCTCGCCGACCTGTTCAACCGCAAGGTGCTCATCCAGATCGCCATCGCGATCTTCGTACTCGCCACCGCCGCCGCCGGGTTCTCGCAGAACACCGACATGCTGATCGGGTTCCGCGCGGTGCAGGGTCTCGGCGCCGGCGGCCTCGCCGCCCTGAGCCAGGTGATCATGGCCGACATCATCAGCCCACGCGAGCGTGGCCGGTACATGGGCCTCTTCGGCGCGGTGATGGCCGTCGCCACGGTCGGCGGCCCCCTGCTCGGCGGTGTCATCACCGACGCCTTCGGATGGCGCTGGAACTTCTTCGTCGCCCTCCCCTTCGCCGTCGCCGCCCTGCTGATCCAGCAGCGCACGCTGCACCTGCCCGTCCGTGCCGCCCGCAAGGTCAAGATCGACTACCTCGGCATCGTGCTGCTCTCGGCCGCCGTGTCGCTGCTGCTCATCTGGGTCACCAACGCCGGCAGCACCTTCGAGTGGGCCAGCACCGAGACCGTCCTCATGGTCGGCGGGGCCGTCGTGGCCGCGATCCTCTTCGTGGTCGTCGAGCTGCGCTCCTCCGAGCCCCTCGTGCCGCTGACGCTGTTCCGTGACGCCACCTTCACCCTCGCCACGATCGCCTCGATCGCGACGGGCCTGGCGATGTTCGGCACCTCGGTGTTCCTCAGCCAGTACATGCAGATGGCACGTGGTGCCACGCCCACCGAGGCCGGCGTCATGACCATCCCGATGATCGGCGGCCTGCTCGTCTCGTCGATCGTCGTCGGTGCGCTCATCTCGCGCTTCGGTCACTGGAAGCCGTTCCTCATCGCCGGCGGCGTGCTGCTGATCGCGGGAACGTTCCTGCTGTCGACCGTCCACTACGACACCAACTTCGCCCTCGTGTCGCTCTACATGGCCCTGCTGGGCGCCGGCGTCGGCATGACGATGCAGAACCTCGTGCTCATCGTGCAGAACACCGCCAACCCGTCGCAGATGGGTGCCGCGAGCTCGGGCGTGACGTTCTTCCGCAGCCTCGGCGGCACGATCGGCGTCTCGGTCATGGGCGCGGCCCTGGCGAGCATGGCGACCAGCCTGTTCACCGACCGCGCCGCGGACCTGAAGGCCGCCATCGTCGCCCTCGGCGCCGACGGAGCCGCGGTCGCGCAGAACCTGCAGTCGGGAGCCATCCCGCAGGTCTCGGCCCTCCCCGAGGGCGTGCGCGTCATCGTCGAGGACATCTACGCCCAATCGATCGCGCACTCGTTCCTCATCGCGGTGCCCGTCGCGGTGGTGAGCCTCATCGCGATCCTGTTCCTGCCGAACCGCCCCCTGACCCGCATGACGACCACCGAGCGCGTCGCCGCGAGCGAGGCCGACTTCGCCACCGTGTCCGTCCCCGAGGCCATGGCGACGCTCTCCGCCACCGGCACCATCCCGACACAGGATGCCGGCTCCCCGCGCCGTGCACGCCGTGAGGCCGAGATGGGAGAGGATGGCTGA
- a CDS encoding YqaJ viral recombinase family protein → MSPELVASRSADLDARIVADSRDRVAWIRARSRGITATDVATLTSPKAIARAADAKLMGSNFSGNAFTAHGRRREPEIAAWVAATHGIRPSSALYHAVVEKRHLATPDGVVVDGEGRIVLAEIKTTNKAWRSIPKTYMRQIWWQQHVLGAERTLVAWEQHDGFVPLHDEPRCQWIDRDDREIAKLVGLATSLIDELYRRTMEARQPRPEPVRPEPTERYRALALLD, encoded by the coding sequence ATGTCCCCCGAGCTCGTCGCATCGCGTAGCGCCGACCTCGACGCCCGCATCGTCGCGGACTCGCGCGATCGCGTCGCCTGGATCCGCGCGCGCAGCCGGGGCATCACCGCGACCGACGTCGCCACGCTGACCAGCCCCAAAGCCATCGCACGGGCGGCGGATGCCAAGCTCATGGGCTCGAACTTCTCGGGCAACGCCTTCACGGCCCACGGTCGGCGTCGCGAGCCCGAGATCGCCGCCTGGGTGGCGGCGACCCACGGCATCCGCCCCTCCTCGGCGCTGTATCACGCGGTCGTCGAGAAGCGTCATCTCGCGACCCCCGACGGTGTCGTCGTCGACGGCGAGGGCCGCATCGTGCTCGCCGAGATCAAGACGACGAACAAGGCGTGGCGCTCGATCCCGAAGACCTACATGCGTCAGATCTGGTGGCAGCAGCACGTGCTGGGCGCCGAGCGCACCCTCGTCGCCTGGGAGCAGCACGACGGCTTCGTCCCCCTGCACGACGAACCGCGGTGCCAGTGGATCGATCGAGACGACCGCGAGATCGCCAAGCTCGTGGGCCTCGCGACCTCGCTCATCGACGAGCTCTACCGCCGCACGATGGAGGCGCGCCAGCCGCGCCCTGAACCGGTCCGTCCGGAGCCCACGGAGAGGTACCGCGCTCTCGCTCTCCTCGATTAA
- a CDS encoding amino acid ABC transporter permease, protein MNDIWTLLIDSFWPMVLAGITGTIPLSLASFAIGLVIALAMALLRLSRNVVLSGVARFYISIIRGTPLLVQLFVIFYGLPSLGLTIDPFPAAVIAFSLNVGGYAAEVIRAAILSVPRGQWEAAHTVGLSPRKTLTRIILPQAARVSVPPLSNTFISLVKDSSLASLILVTELFRQAQAIAAFSYEFMAVYLEAALIYWLFCLVLSFGQNALEKRLDRHVAH, encoded by the coding sequence ATGAACGACATCTGGACCCTGCTCATCGACTCGTTCTGGCCGATGGTTCTGGCCGGCATCACGGGCACGATCCCGCTGTCCCTGGCCTCGTTCGCGATCGGTCTCGTGATCGCGTTGGCCATGGCGTTGCTGCGGCTGTCGCGGAACGTGGTGCTGTCGGGCGTCGCCCGGTTCTACATCTCGATCATCCGCGGCACGCCCCTGCTGGTGCAGCTGTTCGTGATCTTCTACGGTCTTCCCTCGCTCGGCCTCACGATCGATCCCTTCCCCGCCGCGGTCATCGCCTTCTCGCTGAACGTCGGCGGGTACGCGGCTGAGGTGATCCGCGCCGCGATCCTGTCGGTCCCGCGCGGGCAGTGGGAGGCGGCGCACACGGTGGGGCTCTCGCCGCGCAAGACGCTGACGCGCATCATCCTCCCGCAGGCCGCTCGCGTGTCGGTGCCGCCCCTGTCGAATACGTTCATCTCGCTCGTGAAGGACAGCTCGCTGGCATCCCTCATCCTCGTCACCGAGCTCTTCCGCCAAGCGCAGGCCATCGCGGCCTTCTCGTACGAGTTCATGGCGGTGTACCTCGAAGCCGCGCTGATCTACTGGTTGTTCTGCCTGGTGTTGTCGTTCGGGCAGAACGCCCTGGAAAAGAGGCTGGACCGCCATGTCGCCCACTGA
- a CDS encoding LysR family transcriptional regulator ArgP yields MSIPLDLARTLAIVVEEGTLDAAARRLHVTPSAVSQRVRALEDQLGRVVLVRSKPVRTTEAGDAVVRLARQLALLEHDALAAIGAEGGAVASVPLAVNADSLATWFLPPLARVGERRAVVFDLHRDDQDFTAGLLESGTVMAAVTSREAPVAGCRVRPLGVLRYEAVATVSFAARWFASGVDVAALSAAPVVDFDRRDDLQTQWLARRGVPAAAPPRHRVPASQDFATAVQLGLGWGLLPGFQSDAALRAGELVRLGDDPIDVPLYWQQWNLTSPLLDEVADEVVDEGRRMLAG; encoded by the coding sequence ATGTCGATTCCCCTCGATCTCGCCCGCACCCTCGCCATCGTGGTCGAAGAGGGGACCCTGGATGCCGCAGCCCGACGCCTGCACGTCACCCCCTCGGCCGTGAGTCAACGTGTGCGGGCTCTCGAGGACCAGCTCGGGCGGGTGGTCCTCGTGCGCAGCAAGCCCGTGCGCACCACCGAGGCCGGCGACGCGGTCGTGCGCCTGGCCCGACAGCTCGCCCTGCTCGAGCACGATGCCCTCGCCGCGATCGGCGCCGAGGGTGGGGCGGTGGCATCCGTGCCCCTCGCCGTCAACGCCGACTCGCTCGCGACCTGGTTCCTCCCGCCGCTGGCGCGCGTGGGGGAGCGGCGCGCTGTCGTCTTCGACCTCCACCGCGACGATCAGGACTTCACCGCGGGGCTGCTCGAGTCGGGGACGGTGATGGCCGCGGTCACCTCGCGCGAGGCCCCCGTCGCCGGGTGCCGCGTGCGCCCGCTCGGGGTGCTGAGGTACGAAGCGGTGGCCACCGTCTCGTTCGCCGCGAGATGGTTCGCATCCGGCGTCGACGTCGCGGCCTTGAGCGCCGCCCCCGTGGTCGACTTCGATCGACGCGACGACCTGCAGACGCAGTGGCTCGCGCGCCGCGGGGTCCCCGCGGCGGCTCCGCCCCGGCACCGGGTCCCGGCGTCCCAGGATTTCGCGACGGCCGTCCAGCTGGGCCTCGGGTGGGGACTGCTTCCGGGGTTCCAATCCGACGCGGCGCTGCGCGCGGGCGAACTCGTACGACTCGGCGACGATCCGATCGACGTTCCGCTCTACTGGCAGCAGTGGAACCTCACCTCGCCCCTGCTCGACGAGGTGGCCGACGAGGTCGTCGACGAGGGGCGCCGGATGCTCGCGGGCTGA
- the rplJ gene encoding 50S ribosomal protein L10, whose protein sequence is MAQKDASVAELTKNFESSNAVLLTEYRGLTVAQLKQLRNNIRQDADYAVVKNTLTKIAANNAGITALDDDLKGPSAVAFVHGDFVATAKALRDFAKANPLLVIKGGVFEGNALSAAEVDKYASLESREVLLAKAAGMMKATMGKAAATIDALREKLETAEAA, encoded by the coding sequence ATGGCGCAGAAGGATGCATCGGTCGCCGAGCTCACGAAGAACTTCGAGAGCTCGAACGCCGTCCTGCTGACCGAGTACCGCGGTCTGACGGTTGCCCAGCTCAAGCAGCTGCGCAACAACATCCGTCAGGACGCGGACTACGCCGTGGTGAAGAACACGCTGACCAAGATCGCCGCGAACAACGCGGGGATCACGGCGCTCGACGACGACCTCAAGGGTCCGTCGGCCGTGGCGTTCGTGCACGGTGACTTCGTCGCCACCGCTAAGGCTTTGCGTGACTTCGCCAAGGCGAACCCGCTTCTCGTGATCAAGGGTGGCGTCTTCGAGGGCAACGCCCTCAGCGCCGCCGAGGTCGACAAGTACGCCTCCCTGGAGAGCCGTGAGGTTCTGCTGGCAAAGGCCGCGGGCATGATGAAGGCGACGATGGGCAAGGCTGCGGCCACCATCGACGCCCTCCGCGAGAAGCTGGAGACCGCCGAGGCTGCCTGA
- a CDS encoding acylphosphatase — protein MRTATMTVSGRVQGVGFRYTLRAEAERLGVGGWVRNRRDGSVEAFLAGDPDAVETVIAWAHDGPAGARVDDVDVIEGTGESASGFEIRPTA, from the coding sequence ATGCGAACGGCGACGATGACGGTGAGCGGCCGCGTCCAGGGTGTCGGCTTCCGGTACACCCTTCGGGCCGAGGCCGAGCGGCTCGGTGTCGGCGGGTGGGTGCGCAATCGCCGCGACGGCTCGGTCGAGGCGTTCCTCGCCGGAGACCCCGACGCCGTCGAGACGGTGATCGCCTGGGCGCACGACGGACCGGCCGGAGCCCGCGTCGACGACGTCGACGTGATCGAGGGCACCGGGGAGTCGGCATCCGGATTCGAGATCCGCCCCACGGCCTGA
- a CDS encoding amino acid ABC transporter substrate-binding protein — protein sequence MPRRRLTVLAATLGLSALALTACSGGSTAANPDAGADFGLVSGGTLTVATEGTYRPFSYHEGAGELTGFDVEIAKAVADKLGLQVKFQETQWDAIFAGLDAGRFDVIANQVSINPERQEKYTFSSPYTVSRGVIVTTDSDSAISSFADLSGKTTAQSLTSNWYELATSSGAQVEAVEGWAQAVALLKQGRVDATVNDQLTYLDYEKTNSPTGLKIAATTEDSSESAFAFKKGQDKLADAVDGALDELRADGTLASISDKYFGADVTK from the coding sequence ATGCCCCGTCGCCGTCTGACCGTCCTCGCCGCCACCCTGGGTCTGAGCGCCCTCGCTCTGACCGCCTGCAGCGGCGGCTCCACCGCAGCGAACCCCGACGCGGGAGCGGACTTCGGCCTCGTCTCGGGCGGCACGCTGACCGTGGCCACCGAGGGGACCTACCGTCCCTTCTCGTACCACGAGGGCGCGGGGGAGCTGACGGGCTTCGACGTCGAGATCGCGAAGGCGGTCGCCGACAAGCTCGGCCTGCAGGTGAAGTTCCAGGAGACCCAGTGGGACGCGATCTTCGCGGGCCTCGACGCCGGTCGCTTCGACGTCATCGCCAACCAGGTCTCGATCAACCCCGAGCGCCAGGAGAAGTACACCTTCAGCTCGCCGTACACCGTCTCGCGGGGTGTCATCGTGACCACCGACAGCGACAGCGCCATCTCGAGCTTCGCCGATCTGTCGGGCAAGACCACCGCCCAGTCGCTCACGAGCAACTGGTACGAACTCGCCACCTCGAGCGGCGCCCAGGTCGAGGCCGTCGAGGGCTGGGCCCAGGCGGTCGCCCTGCTCAAGCAGGGTCGCGTGGACGCCACGGTCAACGACCAGCTGACCTACCTCGACTACGAGAAGACGAACAGCCCCACGGGCCTGAAGATCGCGGCGACCACGGAGGACTCCTCCGAGAGCGCCTTCGCGTTCAAGAAGGGTCAGGACAAGCTGGCGGATGCCGTCGACGGTGCACTCGACGAACTGCGCGCCGATGGAACCCTCGCGTCGATCAGCGACAAATACTTCGGGGCCGACGTCACGAAGTAA
- a CDS encoding amino acid ABC transporter ATP-binding protein: MSPTDTAPLLAVSGLQKSFGTNRVLDGVDLEVRRGDVLVLIGPSGSGKTTVLRCLNGLETPDAGVVAFDGGPVVDFSRKVSKSERTALRDRSAMVFQHHNLFPHLTVIQNVIEGPIQAHGVPKAEAIARAETLLARVGLSDKRDAYPSELSGGQQQRVGIVRALALQPSLLLFDEPTSALDPELVGEVLTVLRELANEGWTMVIVTHELGFAREVADEVLFFDEGVIVERGAPSELLRQPKKERTQRFLNRLLRPLEGPDPSDADHA; this comes from the coding sequence ATGTCGCCCACTGACACCGCCCCGCTGCTCGCCGTCTCGGGCCTGCAGAAGAGCTTCGGCACGAACCGCGTGTTGGACGGCGTCGACCTCGAGGTCCGCCGCGGCGACGTGCTCGTCCTGATCGGCCCCTCGGGCTCGGGAAAGACCACGGTCTTGCGTTGCCTGAACGGCCTAGAGACCCCGGATGCCGGTGTGGTGGCGTTCGACGGGGGACCGGTCGTGGACTTCTCGCGCAAGGTGTCCAAGAGCGAGCGCACCGCCCTGCGCGATCGCTCGGCGATGGTCTTCCAGCACCACAACCTCTTTCCGCATCTGACGGTCATCCAGAACGTCATCGAGGGCCCGATCCAGGCGCACGGCGTGCCCAAGGCCGAGGCGATCGCCCGCGCCGAGACGCTGCTGGCGCGCGTGGGTCTGTCGGACAAGCGCGACGCGTATCCGTCCGAGCTGTCCGGTGGCCAGCAGCAGCGCGTGGGCATCGTGCGCGCTCTGGCCCTGCAGCCCTCTCTGCTGCTGTTCGACGAGCCGACGAGCGCCCTCGACCCCGAGCTCGTGGGCGAGGTCCTCACCGTCCTGCGCGAACTCGCGAACGAGGGGTGGACGATGGTCATCGTCACCCACGAACTCGGCTTCGCCCGCGAGGTCGCCGACGAGGTCCTGTTCTTCGACGAGGGGGTCATCGTCGAGCGCGGTGCTCCGTCGGAGCTCTTGCGCCAGCCGAAGAAGGAGCGCACGCAGCGCTTCCTCAACCGGCTGCTGCGTCCCCTCGAGGGACCCGACCCCTCGGACGCCGATCACGCGTGA
- the rplL gene encoding 50S ribosomal protein L7/L12 has protein sequence MAKLTTDELLDQFAGLTLVELSEFVKAFEEKFDVTAAAPVAVAGAAGGAGAAEAEEEKDSFDVILEAAGDKKIQVIKTVRELTSLGLGEAKAVVDGAPKAVLEGANKEAAEKAKEALEAAGATVTLK, from the coding sequence ATGGCGAAGCTCACCACTGACGAGCTGCTCGACCAGTTCGCTGGTCTGACCCTTGTCGAGCTCAGCGAGTTCGTGAAGGCGTTCGAGGAGAAGTTCGACGTCACCGCTGCCGCTCCGGTCGCCGTTGCCGGCGCTGCCGGTGGCGCGGGCGCCGCAGAGGCCGAGGAAGAGAAGGACTCGTTCGACGTCATCCTCGAGGCTGCCGGCGACAAGAAGATCCAGGTCATCAAGACGGTCCGCGAGCTCACCTCGCTCGGCCTCGGCGAGGCCAAGGCCGTCGTCGATGGTGCTCCCAAGGCCGTGCTCGAGGGCGCGAACAAGGAAGCCGCCGAGAAGGCCAAGGAGGCCCTCGAGGCTGCCGGCGCCACGGTGACCCTGAAGTAA
- the lysE gene encoding L-lysine exporter: protein MLTPLLAGLGLGFSLIIAIGAQNLFVLRQGIRREHLLAVVAVCALSDVVLILLGVSGIGLVLNAVPWLIVVVRWAGAAFLLGYGLLAARRALRPSGATLHLDAGAPASPPARDAGNTTVRTRPARTTLATAVLTCLALTWLNPHVYLDTVFLLGSVASTHGDGRWAFAAGACAASLVWFSALGYGARYLGRWLDTPRAWRILDGIIAVVMCAIAVSLVLPH from the coding sequence GTGCTCACCCCTCTGCTCGCCGGCCTCGGCCTCGGCTTCTCGCTCATCATCGCCATCGGCGCGCAGAACCTCTTCGTCCTGCGACAGGGCATCCGCCGCGAGCATCTGCTCGCCGTCGTCGCCGTCTGCGCGCTCTCGGACGTGGTCCTGATCCTGCTGGGGGTCTCGGGCATCGGCTTGGTGCTGAACGCCGTGCCGTGGCTCATCGTCGTCGTGCGATGGGCGGGAGCGGCGTTCCTGCTCGGATACGGCCTCCTCGCCGCCCGGCGCGCCCTGCGCCCCAGCGGCGCGACGCTGCACCTCGACGCCGGCGCCCCGGCCTCCCCTCCGGCTCGGGATGCCGGGAACACGACGGTCCGCACCCGCCCGGCGCGGACGACCCTCGCCACCGCCGTGCTCACCTGCCTCGCCCTGACCTGGCTCAATCCGCACGTCTACCTCGACACGGTGTTCCTGCTCGGATCGGTCGCCTCGACGCACGGTGACGGACGCTGGGCCTTCGCGGCGGGTGCGTGCGCTGCGAGCCTCGTGTGGTTCTCGGCGCTCGGCTACGGGGCCCGGTACCTCGGCCGCTGGCTCGACACTCCCCGCGCGTGGCGCATCCTCGACGGCATCATCGCCGTGGTGATGTGCGCGATCGCCGTCTCGCTCGTGCTCCCCCACTGA
- a CDS encoding NAD(P)H-dependent flavin oxidoreductase: protein MSRLETLLGIDLPLVLGPFGGLSSIALTAAVSDGGGLGSYGLYGYAPDRIHETVAQLRASTPRPVAVNLWLPRGDEVCPADLDVRPFLDAAAPLFAAAGVELPEPPASFLPPIAAQLDAVLEARPDVLSVVFGIPDADTLDAARERGIRVIGTATTVAEAVALEAAGVDAVVATGSEAGGHRVSFLREASSSLVGTFALVPQVVDAVDIPVIAAGGIADRRGVAAAFALGAEGVQVGTAFLRTRQSAATAAHREAISAAADTDTVLTCAMSGRLARGIPNRAMREIEASGLIAPFPAQNWLTGVFRAAATARGDGDLVSLWAGQSAGLSRLDDAADVIDELRAGLPG, encoded by the coding sequence ATGAGCCGCCTCGAGACCCTGCTCGGCATCGATCTCCCTCTCGTCCTCGGTCCCTTCGGCGGGCTGTCGTCGATCGCGCTGACCGCGGCGGTGAGCGATGGGGGAGGGCTCGGCTCGTACGGCCTCTACGGATATGCGCCCGATCGCATCCACGAGACCGTGGCGCAGCTGCGAGCGTCCACGCCGCGTCCCGTCGCGGTCAACCTGTGGCTTCCGCGCGGTGACGAGGTGTGTCCCGCCGACCTGGACGTGCGGCCGTTCCTCGACGCCGCGGCACCCCTGTTCGCCGCGGCCGGGGTCGAGCTGCCGGAACCCCCGGCATCTTTCCTCCCGCCGATCGCCGCGCAGCTCGACGCGGTCCTCGAGGCGCGTCCGGACGTGCTGAGCGTCGTCTTCGGGATCCCGGATGCCGACACCCTCGACGCCGCGAGGGAGCGTGGGATCCGCGTGATCGGCACCGCGACCACGGTCGCCGAAGCCGTCGCCCTCGAGGCGGCGGGTGTCGACGCCGTCGTCGCGACGGGTTCGGAGGCGGGAGGACACCGGGTGTCGTTCCTGCGGGAGGCGTCGTCGTCGCTCGTCGGCACGTTCGCTCTCGTGCCGCAGGTCGTCGACGCCGTGGACATCCCCGTGATCGCGGCGGGCGGGATCGCCGATCGTCGCGGGGTGGCAGCGGCCTTCGCGCTCGGGGCGGAGGGCGTGCAGGTCGGGACCGCGTTCCTGCGTACCCGTCAGTCGGCGGCCACCGCGGCGCACCGCGAGGCGATCTCGGCGGCGGCCGACACCGACACGGTGCTCACGTGCGCCATGAGCGGGCGGCTGGCGCGTGGCATCCCGAACCGTGCCATGCGCGAGATCGAGGCCTCGGGCCTGATCGCCCCCTTCCCGGCGCAGAACTGGCTCACCGGGGTGTTCCGCGCCGCGGCGACGGCGCGCGGTGACGGCGATCTCGTATCGCTGTGGGCGGGGCAGTCGGCCGGTCTGTCCCGCCTGGATGACGCCGCGGACGTCATCGACGAACTGCGGGCGGGCCTGCCCGGCTGA